A single window of Flavobacteriales bacterium DNA harbors:
- a CDS encoding fumarate reductase/succinate dehydrogenase flavoprotein subunit, whose translation MALNARIPEGSIDNKWANHKSHIPLVSPANKRLIDVIVVGTGLAGASAAASLAELGYNVKAFCFQDSPRRAHSIAAQGGINAAKNYQNDGDSIYRLFYDTIKGGDYRSREANVYRLAEVSANIIDQCVAQGVPFAREYGGLLDNRSFGGVQVSRTFYAKGQTGQQLLLGAYSALSRQVGKGKVQMYNRHEMLDLVIVDGKARGIIARNLVTGEIERHGAHAVLICSGGYGNVFFLSTNAMGSNCTAAWKAHKKGAYFANPCYTQIHPTCIPVSGDYQSKLTLMSESLRNDGRIWVPKKKEDAEAIRAGKKRANDIPTEDRDYYLERRYPAFGNLVPRDVASRAAKERCDAGFGVNATGEAVFLDFSSAIERYGQIEANVKGHHNASKEEIIQLGTKVVEAKYGNLFQMYEKIADDNPYVTPMKIYPAVHYTMGGIWVDYNLMTTIPGCYALGEANFSDHGANRLGASALMQGLADGYFVIPYTIGEYLADDIRTGKISTDLPEFVEAEKQVNDNINHFLGNNGKHSVDHFHKRLGKVMWDKCGMARNAEGLKQAISEIRTIRDEFWKDVKVPGKADAFNQELEKAGRVADFLELGELMCKDALNREESCGGHFREEHQTEDGEAKRDDNHFTYVAAWEYKGDPSEAVLHKEELKYENIELKQRSYK comes from the coding sequence ATGGCATTGAACGCAAGAATTCCGGAAGGCTCCATCGACAACAAATGGGCCAATCATAAAAGCCACATCCCGTTGGTCAGTCCGGCCAACAAACGCCTGATCGATGTGATCGTTGTGGGTACCGGTCTGGCCGGAGCCTCCGCTGCAGCATCCCTCGCCGAACTGGGCTATAATGTGAAGGCCTTCTGTTTTCAGGACAGTCCGCGCCGCGCACACTCCATCGCCGCACAAGGCGGGATCAATGCCGCCAAGAATTATCAGAACGACGGCGACAGCATTTACCGCCTTTTCTATGACACCATCAAAGGGGGTGACTACCGCTCACGCGAAGCCAACGTGTACCGCCTCGCCGAAGTGTCTGCCAACATCATCGACCAGTGCGTGGCACAGGGCGTGCCCTTCGCACGTGAGTACGGAGGTTTGCTGGATAACCGCTCGTTCGGTGGTGTGCAGGTGTCGCGTACGTTCTATGCGAAAGGTCAGACCGGGCAACAGCTGCTGCTCGGTGCATATTCTGCCCTGAGCCGCCAGGTGGGTAAAGGAAAGGTGCAGATGTACAACCGCCACGAGATGCTCGACCTCGTGATTGTTGACGGAAAGGCGCGCGGCATCATCGCACGCAACCTGGTCACCGGCGAAATCGAACGCCACGGTGCACACGCCGTACTCATCTGCTCCGGCGGATACGGCAACGTGTTCTTCCTTTCCACCAACGCCATGGGATCCAACTGCACCGCCGCATGGAAGGCCCACAAGAAAGGTGCTTACTTTGCCAACCCCTGCTATACACAAATCCACCCGACATGCATCCCGGTATCAGGCGACTACCAGTCGAAACTGACACTCATGTCGGAGTCGCTGCGCAACGACGGACGCATCTGGGTGCCCAAGAAAAAAGAAGATGCGGAAGCCATCCGCGCCGGTAAGAAACGTGCGAATGATATCCCCACCGAAGACCGCGACTATTACCTGGAAAGAAGGTATCCCGCCTTCGGGAACCTCGTGCCACGGGACGTTGCGTCGCGTGCCGCCAAGGAAAGATGCGATGCCGGCTTCGGCGTGAATGCCACGGGAGAAGCCGTGTTCCTTGATTTCTCTTCTGCCATCGAAAGGTATGGTCAGATCGAAGCCAACGTGAAGGGCCACCACAATGCCAGCAAGGAAGAGATCATTCAACTCGGTACCAAAGTGGTGGAGGCGAAATACGGAAACCTGTTCCAGATGTACGAGAAGATTGCCGATGACAACCCGTACGTGACCCCAATGAAAATATACCCTGCCGTGCACTACACCATGGGCGGTATTTGGGTTGATTATAACCTGATGACCACCATCCCCGGTTGCTACGCGCTCGGAGAAGCCAACTTCTCCGATCATGGCGCCAACCGCCTGGGTGCATCCGCGTTGATGCAGGGACTTGCTGACGGCTACTTCGTGATCCCTTACACCATAGGTGAATACCTGGCGGATGACATCCGCACCGGGAAGATTTCCACCGACCTGCCCGAATTCGTGGAGGCGGAAAAACAGGTGAATGACAACATCAATCACTTCCTGGGTAACAACGGAAAACATTCTGTGGATCATTTCCACAAACGCCTGGGTAAGGTGATGTGGGACAAATGTGGCATGGCCCGGAATGCCGAAGGACTGAAACAAGCCATCTCCGAAATCCGCACCATTCGCGATGAGTTCTGGAAAGATGTGAAAGTACCCGGCAAAGCGGATGCATTCAACCAGGAACTGGAGAAGGCAGGCCGTGTGGCCGACTTCCTCGAACTCGGAGAACTGATGTGCAAGGATGCCCTGAACAGGGAAGAGTCCTGCGGCGGTCATTTCCGTGAAGAACATCAGACCGAAGACGGCGAGGCCAAACGTGACGATAATCACTTCACCTACGTGGCCGCATGGGAATACAAGGGAGATCCTTCTGAAGCCGTCCTGCACAAGGAAGAATTGAAATACGAAAACATTGAGCTGAAACAACGCTCTTACAAATAA
- a CDS encoding succinate dehydrogenase/fumarate reductase iron-sulfur subunit — MNLTLKIWRQNGPNDKGKMVTYQVTDISPDQSFLEMIDVLNNKLVEGGDDPVAFDHDCREGICGMCSMFINGEAHGPGRGITTCQLHMRSFKDGDTITIEPWRAKAFPVIKDLVVDRSAFDRIISAGGFVSVNTSGNTIDANAIPVPKDNADKAFDAATCIGCGACVATCKNASAMLFVSAKVSQLALLPQGRPEAHDRVLNMVKQMDEEGFGNCTNTGACEVECPKEISLENIARMNREFLAAGLSTEK; from the coding sequence ATGAACCTTACGCTCAAGATCTGGCGCCAGAACGGACCCAACGACAAAGGCAAAATGGTGACGTACCAGGTGACCGACATCTCACCGGATCAGTCGTTTCTGGAAATGATAGACGTGCTCAACAACAAGTTGGTGGAAGGTGGAGATGATCCCGTTGCCTTCGATCACGATTGCCGCGAAGGTATTTGCGGAATGTGCAGCATGTTCATCAACGGTGAGGCACACGGCCCGGGCCGCGGCATTACCACCTGCCAGTTGCACATGCGTTCCTTCAAAGACGGTGATACCATTACCATCGAGCCCTGGAGAGCCAAAGCGTTTCCTGTGATCAAAGACCTGGTGGTGGATCGCTCCGCATTCGACCGCATCATCTCCGCCGGTGGTTTTGTTTCCGTGAATACATCCGGCAATACCATCGATGCCAATGCCATCCCGGTACCTAAGGACAATGCAGACAAAGCTTTCGATGCAGCCACGTGCATCGGTTGCGGTGCCTGCGTGGCTACCTGCAAAAATGCCTCGGCCATGCTGTTCGTTTCGGCCAAAGTGAGCCAGCTGGCTTTGCTGCCCCAGGGACGACCGGAAGCACACGACCGCGTACTCAACATGGTGAAACAAATGGATGAGGAAGGCTTTGGAAACTGCACCAACACCGGTGCATGTGAAGTGGAATGCCCCAAAGAAATCTCTTTGGAGAACATCGCCAGGATGAACCGGGAATTTCTTGCCGCCGGCCTGAGTACCGAGAAATAA
- a CDS encoding T9SS type A sorting domain-containing protein produces the protein MIKDLRIHRSALRSIQHFLTFIFFLVACQSSHAAQYYWVGGQGFWSAPSSTSWSNASGGAPGYGPPGVADTVIFDANSFAGAGDTVFVSGNVSVKMMEWNGVNFFPVLSLAAVDTLFVEGSFVLDPNMALDMFGTVVFNTPAGTHSVNTNGMLMNGNIVKAGTGTLQLDSPLETIGDFILSEGTLNTNTFLFRCHTFDGDGGQSLTRALNLTSSTVTIEGDWSIGNATGLSFNAGTSQMMLNNSTSASFTGAGLSYNVVNFHSGAAVILGANTFNTLNIDTGTIGFAASIIQSFNDMSVSSSGNVTLQSGSSGTQATLNSLSGTPICWDNLSMQDINVTGAPCHASNTTDNGNNAGVTFAACPSPLSVTISDTLHVTCTGAADGRAVALPQNGYPPYTFHWDDPSLQTTDTAFNLAGGSYNVLVVDNTNDSAYATVTINEPATLAFAPSITPPACFGGCDGNASINANGGTAPYTYQWGINGGYATTNLISSLCANNYLFTVTDANGCVFSDTIFVANPGAIAVSPGSLDPLCNGGCDGSAWINPSNGVPPYTFAWGDGQTTDTASALCAGMHYITVTDNNGCLHQDSVSVNEPSPLSTAMGNKGTQCNGGCDGKGWVTPAGGVGPYAFQWDSNAGNQTTDTALSLCTGTYRVTVTDANGCFKEDSVMIGEPTALSLVVGGFDTKCNGSCDGKTYVNASGGVGPYSYQWDINTGYQTTDTAFSLCALSYGVTVTDNNGCTAMDVADVYDPTILNGAINALDAHCAGSCDGKSWMVPAGGVPPYMFQWDSNAGNQTTDTAFGLCVGSYHVTVTDNNGCFFEDSITINEPPLLTASVTSGDVLCAGACDGSGTVSGSGGQAPYSYQWDGAAGNQTTSTAVNLCAGFYKVTTTDNAGCMRVDSVTVNEPTPLYSITNQLGAKCAGSCDGKGWVTPTGGVPPFSYQWDSNASNQTTDTAFGLCVGWYYVTVTDNNSCFHVDSIMVNEPVALTTSTNQMGTMCSGSCDGKGWVTPNGGIGPYAFQWDSNASNQTTDTAFGLCAGMYHVTVTDNNGCFHEDSVAVNEPVLLTTSTNQMGTMCSGSCDGKGWVTPNGGVGPYAFQWDSNASSQTSDTAFGLCAGMYHVTVTDNNGCFHDDSVAVGEPILLTTSTNQQGTKCSGSCDGKGWVTPNGGVGPYAFQWDSNAGSQTSDTAFGLCAGMYHVTVTDNNGCYTEDSVMINEPPALGTTTNQMDAMCSGSCDGKGWVTPNGGVPPYMFQWDSNAGNQTSDTALGLCVGSYVVTVTDNNGCFLVDSVNINEPSPLYSSTFQKDVMCAGVCDGKGWVTPSGGNAPYVFQWDSNAGSQTGDTAFGLCTGMYYVTVTDNNGCFHKDSVTISEPIAMSTTTNQWDVMCAGSCDGKGWITATGGVPPYAFMWDGGAGNQTTDTAFGLCMGKYFVTVTDYNGCFHVDSVTINEPTPLFSNTNQQGAMCAGSCDGKGWITATGGAAPYMFQWDSNAGSQTSDTAFGLCVGMYHVTVTDNNGCSHADSVAINEPTPLYSTTNQLGAMCAGSCDGKGWITATGGNAPYMFQWDSNAGSQTSDTAVGLCMGTYYVTVTDKNGCYHVDSVAINEPSPLSAGVTSTDPNCSGACDGTATMTASGGVGPYNYTWDAGAGNQTTATANNLCAGTYMCTITDNNGCMMVDSVVINDAAPMTSTMAQTDVNCSGTCDGSATVTPAGGQAPYTYAWDAGAGNQTTATANSLCVGTYFVNIMDSKGCSHMDSVTINEPSPMSAAMGQQDVNCSGSCDGKAWVSAAGGVGPYVYQWDSNAGNQTTDTAFNLCAGMYYVTVYDANQCFLTDSVAVNQPTPVSISMNNTDVMCQGVCDGSATVNVTGGVGPYTFQWDANAAGQTTQTANNLCAGWYLVTVYDNGGCYVVDSVNIAEPVTMTTSVNTTGSNCSGGCDGSATVNATGGVPPYTYLWDAANQTTATANNLCDGLYHVSVTDANGCMHVDSAMISGPAPITITFNTSGAICAGTCEGSAQATASGGNAPYTFQWDDPGASTASDAQNLCPGTYHVIVTDATGCSATDSVTIYQFTPIVLTSSATNATCGNNNGSGTVNVSGGVSPYNIQWPSTAGSQTSATANNLGKGSYMVMVSDANGCTDSVVVLVSETGGPSVSLSKTDPLCNGSCDGTATATASGGTAPYSYQWDALAGSQTTATAVNLCDGLYYVTVSDGGGCSTIDTVRLIEPMPMNLSLTNAPSSCPSQCDATATVVANGGSAPYTYLWSDATAQKTATANNLCMDSYDVTVTDANGCMVSNTTNINTTGVDPGLTGQVNYSGGGASGLQVKLLQYHGVGKKMTHIDSTYTDGTGTYAFSTAPVGQFVVLAITDTFLYPNTMSTFHDSAFKWENATIFTMNCGDSAMKNVKLIEFPTPAGKATVKGTIVRGGSNKHGVLNVISGDPIPDVEVTLKSKPGNMVKGHTKTNGSGQYQFPNVEDGSYDLWVDIPGLPMDSTYAINVSADDTTFNQMDFMVDSNSIYIPDVTTYLPKVDASGDMLAVFPNPFKLQASIQYSLASDSHVKLQLMNMVGEEVMLLVDADQAKGDHQIDMRAADSVLKPGVYLVKMEANGHTTTLRMVMME, from the coding sequence ATGATCAAAGACTTACGCATCCACCGTTCTGCTCTCCGTTCAATCCAACATTTTCTAACCTTCATCTTCTTCCTGGTCGCTTGCCAGTCCAGCCACGCTGCTCAGTATTACTGGGTGGGCGGACAAGGTTTTTGGAGCGCCCCATCGTCGACTTCCTGGTCGAATGCATCCGGTGGCGCCCCTGGGTACGGCCCTCCCGGCGTGGCGGATACCGTCATTTTCGACGCCAATTCATTTGCCGGTGCAGGTGATACCGTATTCGTTTCCGGAAATGTGAGCGTCAAAATGATGGAATGGAATGGTGTAAATTTCTTCCCGGTGCTGAGTCTTGCCGCTGTTGATACCCTATTTGTCGAGGGCTCCTTTGTTCTGGATCCCAACATGGCGCTGGACATGTTCGGTACCGTGGTGTTCAATACACCCGCAGGCACACACTCGGTTAACACCAATGGCATGCTGATGAATGGGAACATCGTGAAAGCAGGAACAGGTACACTGCAACTTGATTCACCGCTTGAGACCATAGGCGACTTTATCCTCAGCGAAGGAACACTCAACACAAATACCTTTCTGTTCCGTTGCCACACCTTTGATGGTGACGGAGGTCAATCCCTCACCCGCGCCCTCAACCTGACTTCTTCCACCGTCACCATAGAAGGAGACTGGTCCATTGGTAACGCCACGGGCTTGTCTTTCAATGCAGGTACTTCTCAGATGATGTTGAATAATTCCACATCCGCTTCCTTTACAGGGGCGGGTTTGAGTTACAATGTGGTGAACTTCCATTCCGGTGCGGCGGTAATCCTTGGAGCCAACACTTTCAATACACTTAATATAGATACCGGAACCATCGGATTTGCAGCCAGCATCATACAATCCTTCAATGATATGTCCGTGAGTTCCTCGGGCAACGTGACCCTGCAGAGTGGCTCGTCCGGTACCCAGGCCACCTTGAATTCGCTTTCGGGGACGCCCATTTGCTGGGACAACCTGAGCATGCAGGATATCAATGTAACCGGTGCACCATGCCACGCCAGCAATACAACCGATAATGGGAACAACGCAGGCGTCACCTTTGCTGCGTGTCCTTCGCCGCTTTCCGTTACCATCAGCGATACCCTGCACGTAACATGTACAGGCGCTGCCGACGGTAGGGCTGTTGCGCTTCCTCAAAACGGATACCCGCCCTATACGTTCCACTGGGATGACCCCTCCTTACAAACCACCGACACCGCATTCAACCTGGCAGGCGGTTCCTACAACGTACTTGTGGTGGATAACACCAACGATTCGGCCTATGCAACCGTTACCATCAATGAGCCGGCAACATTGGCCTTCGCGCCCAGTATCACACCACCTGCCTGCTTCGGCGGTTGTGATGGAAATGCATCCATCAACGCCAACGGAGGTACGGCACCTTATACCTATCAATGGGGCATCAATGGCGGATATGCCACCACAAACCTGATCAGCAGCCTGTGTGCGAATAACTACCTGTTCACCGTGACAGATGCCAACGGCTGCGTGTTCAGCGATACCATTTTCGTTGCCAATCCCGGAGCCATTGCGGTATCCCCCGGGTCTCTCGATCCCCTGTGCAACGGTGGATGCGACGGATCTGCATGGATCAACCCTTCCAACGGTGTACCACCCTATACCTTCGCCTGGGGTGATGGGCAGACCACTGACACGGCCTCCGCGCTGTGTGCAGGCATGCACTACATCACAGTTACCGATAACAACGGTTGCCTCCACCAGGACTCGGTGTCTGTGAACGAACCATCCCCGCTATCTACCGCCATGGGGAACAAGGGAACACAATGTAATGGTGGATGCGATGGCAAAGGCTGGGTAACCCCGGCGGGCGGTGTAGGACCTTATGCTTTCCAATGGGATAGCAATGCCGGCAACCAAACCACCGACACGGCTCTCAGCCTTTGTACCGGTACCTATCGCGTGACCGTGACAGATGCCAACGGATGCTTCAAAGAAGATTCTGTTATGATCGGGGAGCCAACCGCCCTAAGCCTTGTTGTGGGTGGGTTTGATACCAAGTGCAATGGCAGCTGCGACGGAAAAACGTATGTAAACGCGAGTGGCGGTGTAGGCCCCTACAGCTATCAATGGGACATCAACACCGGTTATCAAACCACCGATACCGCATTCAGCCTTTGTGCCCTTTCCTATGGCGTAACAGTAACCGATAACAACGGTTGTACCGCAATGGATGTGGCAGATGTGTATGATCCCACCATCCTGAATGGTGCCATCAATGCCCTGGATGCCCATTGCGCAGGTTCATGCGATGGCAAAAGCTGGATGGTTCCCGCCGGCGGTGTGCCTCCTTATATGTTCCAGTGGGACAGCAATGCAGGCAATCAAACCACCGATACCGCTTTCGGTTTGTGCGTGGGGTCTTACCATGTGACCGTTACCGATAACAACGGTTGCTTCTTTGAAGATTCAATCACCATCAATGAACCGCCGCTGCTGACCGCATCTGTTACCAGTGGCGATGTACTGTGTGCAGGTGCCTGTGACGGATCCGGAACAGTATCGGGCTCAGGCGGCCAGGCGCCCTATAGCTACCAATGGGATGGCGCTGCAGGTAATCAAACCACATCTACGGCAGTGAACCTGTGTGCGGGATTCTATAAGGTTACCACCACCGACAACGCCGGTTGTATGCGGGTTGATTCGGTGACCGTAAACGAACCGACTCCCCTCTACAGCATCACCAATCAACTGGGTGCCAAATGTGCCGGTTCGTGTGATGGCAAAGGTTGGGTAACCCCGACAGGTGGTGTGCCTCCTTTCTCTTACCAGTGGGATAGCAATGCAAGCAACCAAACCACCGATACCGCATTCGGTCTGTGTGTGGGTTGGTACTACGTGACCGTAACCGATAACAACAGCTGTTTCCATGTGGATTCAATCATGGTCAATGAGCCTGTTGCACTCACCACCAGCACCAACCAGATGGGTACCATGTGCTCGGGTTCCTGCGACGGCAAAGGTTGGGTGACGCCGAACGGCGGCATTGGACCCTATGCCTTCCAATGGGACAGCAACGCAAGCAACCAAACTACAGATACGGCCTTCGGATTGTGTGCAGGCATGTACCATGTGACCGTAACCGATAACAACGGTTGCTTCCATGAAGATTCCGTGGCAGTTAATGAACCGGTTCTGCTGACTACCAGCACCAACCAGATGGGTACCATGTGCTCAGGTTCGTGTGACGGTAAAGGTTGGGTAACGCCGAACGGCGGCGTTGGACCCTACGCCTTCCAATGGGATAGCAACGCAAGCAGTCAAACATCCGATACGGCATTCGGACTGTGTGCAGGCATGTACCACGTAACAGTGACGGATAATAACGGCTGCTTCCACGATGACTCAGTGGCTGTGGGTGAGCCCATTCTTCTGACCACCAGCACCAATCAACAAGGTACAAAGTGCTCAGGTTCCTGTGACGGCAAAGGTTGGGTAACGCCGAACGGTGGCGTTGGACCCTATGCCTTCCAATGGGACAGCAACGCCGGCAGTCAAACATCCGATACGGCATTCGGACTTTGTGCAGGCATGTACCATGTGACCGTAACCGACAACAATGGCTGCTACACCGAAGATTCGGTAATGATCAATGAACCGCCGGCATTGGGCACCACCACCAATCAGATGGATGCCATGTGCTCAGGTTCATGCGACGGCAAAGGTTGGGTGACGCCGAACGGCGGTGTGCCTCCGTACATGTTCCAATGGGACAGCAACGCGGGTAACCAGACCAGTGATACCGCCCTGGGTCTTTGCGTGGGATCGTATGTGGTGACAGTTACAGATAACAACGGATGTTTCCTGGTTGATTCGGTGAACATCAACGAACCTTCCCCGCTATACAGCTCTACTTTCCAAAAGGACGTAATGTGTGCCGGAGTCTGCGACGGCAAAGGCTGGGTGACTCCGAGTGGCGGCAACGCACCCTATGTTTTCCAGTGGGATAGCAATGCAGGCAGCCAAACCGGTGATACCGCGTTCGGCCTCTGCACCGGCATGTACTATGTGACGGTAACCGATAACAATGGTTGTTTCCATAAGGATTCCGTAACAATCAGTGAACCGATTGCGATGTCCACCACCACCAACCAATGGGATGTGATGTGTGCAGGCTCCTGCGATGGCAAAGGCTGGATCACAGCAACCGGCGGTGTGCCTCCTTATGCATTCATGTGGGATGGAGGCGCCGGTAATCAAACCACCGATACCGCTTTCGGTCTCTGCATGGGTAAATACTTTGTGACCGTGACAGACTATAACGGTTGCTTCCATGTAGACTCAGTGACCATCAATGAACCCACTCCGCTGTTCAGCAACACCAACCAGCAAGGTGCCATGTGTGCAGGTTCCTGCGATGGCAAAGGCTGGATCACAGCTACAGGCGGTGCGGCTCCGTACATGTTCCAGTGGGATAGTAACGCGGGTAGCCAAACAAGCGACACTGCCTTCGGCTTGTGCGTGGGTATGTACCATGTGACCGTAACCGATAACAATGGTTGTTCCCATGCGGACTCAGTGGCCATCAATGAACCTACACCGCTGTATAGCACCACCAACCAGCTGGGCGCGATGTGCGCAGGCTCTTGCGATGGCAAAGGCTGGATCACAGCTACAGGTGGCAATGCCCCGTACATGTTCCAGTGGGACAGCAACGCGGGCAGCCAGACCAGCGATACCGCCGTTGGTTTGTGTATGGGTACGTACTACGTAACGGTAACCGATAAGAACGGCTGCTACCATGTAGACTCGGTGGCCATCAACGAACCTTCGCCCCTCAGTGCAGGTGTTACTTCCACTGACCCGAACTGCTCGGGCGCATGTGACGGTACCGCAACCATGACCGCTTCCGGTGGTGTAGGTCCTTACAACTATACCTGGGATGCCGGTGCTGGTAACCAAACAACGGCTACCGCCAACAACCTGTGTGCAGGTACCTATATGTGCACAATTACAGATAACAATGGCTGTATGATGGTGGACAGCGTGGTGATCAATGACGCCGCACCGATGACCAGCACCATGGCCCAAACTGATGTGAATTGCTCCGGCACATGCGACGGTTCGGCTACCGTAACACCTGCAGGCGGACAAGCACCTTATACCTATGCATGGGATGCCGGTGCCGGTAACCAAACTACGGCTACCGCCAACAGCCTGTGTGTGGGTACCTACTTTGTGAACATCATGGATAGCAAGGGATGTTCACACATGGATTCCGTAACCATCAATGAACCTTCACCGATGTCAGCCGCGATGGGCCAACAGGATGTGAACTGCTCAGGTTCCTGTGATGGCAAAGCCTGGGTATCCGCAGCGGGTGGCGTAGGCCCATATGTATACCAATGGGATAGCAATGCCGGTAACCAGACCACAGATACTGCATTCAACCTGTGTGCAGGTATGTATTACGTGACCGTATACGATGCCAACCAATGCTTCCTCACAGACTCGGTGGCCGTCAACCAGCCTACGCCTGTAAGCATCAGTATGAACAATACCGATGTGATGTGCCAGGGTGTGTGTGACGGATCGGCTACCGTGAATGTGACAGGTGGTGTGGGTCCGTATACCTTCCAGTGGGACGCGAATGCGGCCGGCCAAACCACCCAAACGGCCAACAACCTGTGTGCCGGATGGTACCTGGTAACCGTGTATGACAACGGTGGATGTTATGTGGTGGATTCCGTTAATATCGCGGAACCGGTAACCATGACCACTTCTGTGAACACAACCGGCAGCAACTGCTCCGGCGGATGCGACGGAAGCGCTACGGTGAATGCCACCGGCGGTGTGCCTCCCTACACATACCTGTGGGATGCCGCAAACCAAACCACAGCCACAGCCAACAACCTGTGCGATGGTCTGTACCATGTATCGGTGACCGATGCCAACGGTTGTATGCACGTGGATTCCGCTATGATCAGCGGACCCGCACCGATCACCATCACATTCAATACCAGCGGCGCGATTTGCGCTGGTACATGTGAAGGATCGGCGCAGGCCACGGCTTCCGGCGGTAACGCACCCTATACTTTCCAGTGGGATGATCCGGGTGCCTCCACCGCATCGGATGCCCAGAACCTGTGCCCCGGCACGTACCACGTGATCGTGACCGATGCAACCGGTTGCTCGGCAACAGATAGTGTGACCATCTATCAGTTCACACCCATTGTACTGACCTCTTCCGCTACCAATGCTACCTGCGGAAACAACAACGGCTCCGGAACCGTGAATGTATCCGGTGGGGTTTCACCGTATAACATCCAATGGCCGAGCACGGCAGGCAGCCAGACTTCGGCTACGGCCAATAACCTCGGCAAAGGTTCTTATATGGTGATGGTGAGCGACGCCAACGGTTGTACCGACAGTGTTGTGGTTCTGGTCAGCGAGACCGGTGGACCTTCTGTTTCCCTATCCAAAACAGATCCGCTTTGTAACGGAAGTTGCGACGGAACGGCTACTGCCACAGCTTCCGGCGGTACTGCACCCTACAGTTATCAATGGGATGCGCTGGCAGGAAGTCAAACCACCGCGACGGCTGTGAATCTGTGTGACGGACTTTACTACGTAACCGTTTCGGATGGCGGCGGATGCAGCACCATCGATACCGTACGGTTGATTGAACCGATGCCAATGAATCTCAGCCTGACCAATGCACCGTCCAGTTGTCCGAGCCAATGCGACGCAACTGCTACGGTGGTGGCGAACGGAGGATCTGCCCCTTACACGTACCTGTGGAGCGATGCAACCGCGCAAAAAACCGCTACGGCCAATAACCTTTGCATGGACAGTTACGATGTGACTGTGACCGATGCCAACGGTTGTATGGTATCCAACACTACGAACATCAATACCACCGGTGTGGATCCGGGCCTCACCGGTCAGGTGAACTATTCAGGTGGTGGTGCCTCGGGTCTCCAGGTGAAACTGCTGCAATACCATGGCGTGGGTAAGAAGATGACGCACATCGATTCAACCTACACCGACGGTACCGGTACGTATGCCTTCTCAACGGCACCGGTAGGACAGTTCGTGGTACTGGCGATCACCGACACGTTCCTCTACCCGAATACCATGAGCACCTTCCATGATTCGGCTTTCAAATGGGAAAATGCCACCATCTTCACCATGAATTGCGGCGACAGCGCCATGAAGAACGTGAAGCTGATCGAGTTCCCGACACCGGCCGGTAAGGCAACGGTCAAAGGAACCATCGTTCGCGGCGGATCCAACAAGCACGGTGTGCTGAACGTGATAAGCGGTGACCCGATTCCTGACGTGGAAGTAACGCTCAAGTCGAAACCGGGTAACATGGTGAAAGGCCATACCAAAACCAATGGTTCGGGTCAGTACCAGTTCCCGAACGTAGAAGATGGTTCGTATGACCTGTGGGTGGATATCCCGGGTCTGCCGATGGACAGCACCTATGCGATCAATGTTTCGGCAGATGATACGACCTTCAACCAGATGGACTTCATGGTAGACTCGAACAGCATCTACATTCCGGATGTGACCACCTACCTGCCTAAGGTAGATGCCTCCGGAGATATGCTGGCGGTGTTCCCGAATCCGTTCAAACTGCAGGCAAGTATTCAATACAGCCTCGCGTCAGACAGCCATGTGAAACTGCAACTGATGAACATGGTGGGCGAAGAGGTGATGCTGCTGGTGGATGCAGACCAGGCCAAAGGCGATCATCAGATCGACATGAGGGCTGCAGACAGCGTACTGAAACCTGGCGTTTACCTGGTGAAAATGGAAGCCAACGGACATACCACAACATTGCGTATGGTGATGATGGAGTAG